The following are encoded together in the Colius striatus isolate bColStr4 chromosome 5, bColStr4.1.hap1, whole genome shotgun sequence genome:
- the ITGB8 gene encoding integrin beta-8 isoform X2, which yields MMWVPLLACLTAGIVTVPKCQRGPGPLLGAARLLAAVPGLCQRPENRCATSNAVTCTKCLALGPECGWCAQEDFMADATQKGRCDTVFNLMKRGCQSDFVENPTVHVTIPSDHETNTQVTPGKVSVQLRPGNEANFMLKVQPLEKYPVDLYYLVDVSASMHNNIEKLNSVGFALSKKMANISLDFRLGFGSYVDKTVSPYISIHPGRIHNQCSDYNLDCMPPHGYIHVLSLTDNIAEFRNAVNKQKISGNIDTPEGGFDAMLQAAVCQEHPSVGQLSEKLIDNNINVIFAVQGSQFHWYKDLLPLLPGTVARQIESQAANLNDLVVEAYQKLISEVKIQVDNQIQGLHFNITAICPDGSKKTGMEGCKNVGYNEEVLFNVSVTMKGCDATGVRKYAILKPIGFNETAIVHVQKSCACQYGDSARHKRVWADESSSDGKQSYCNDSNCSSNRDKFSSERCRQHQDQPICSGQGNCIDGKCFCYKNKLGKVYGKYCEMDDFSCPYHQGNLCSGNGECEAGKCKCFAGWEGDRCQCSLQSAKHCLNSKGQICSGRGKCVCGRCECSDPRSFGRLCEYCPTCNKACEENWNCVQCHHSSNASQVKLDQCTNSCAYLLHYTDQISECFSGRSYFRVFCIIFIVTFLIGLLIVLIIRQIILQGSSNKVKSSADYRISATKKDKMFLPTVCTRTVTYRRDKPEEINIDISKLRLNETFKCDF from the exons CGGAAAACAGATGTGCCACTTCAAATGCAGTGACATGTACAAAGTGTCTTGCTTTGGGTCCAGAGTGTGGTTGGTGTGCTCAAGAG GATTTCATGGCCGATGCAACACAGAAGGGACGCTGTGACACTGTTTTCAACTTAATGAAAAGAGGCTGTCAATCAGATTTCGTAGAAAATCCCACAGTTCATGTCACAATACCCAGTGACCATGAAACAAATACACAAGTGACACCAGGAAAAGTTTCAGTCCAACTGCGACCAG GAAATGAAGCAAACTTTATGTTAAAAGTTCAGCCTCTAGAGAAATACCCTGTGGATCTTTATTATTTAGTTGATGTCTCAGCCTCTATGCACAACAATATAGAAAAACTAAATTCCGTTGGATTTGCTTTATCTAAAAAGATGGCGAATATTTCTCTTGATTTTCGACTTGGATTTGGATCCTATGTGGATAAAACTGTGTCACCCTATATTAGCATTCATCCAGGTAGAATCCATAACCAATGCAG TGATTATAATTTAGATTGTATGCCTCCTCATGGTTATATTCATGTGCTATCCCTGACTGACAATATAGCCGAATTCAGAAATGCAgtgaataaacaaaaaatttcAGGAAATATTGATACACCTGAAGGGGGTTTTGATGCAATGCTCCAAGCAGCTGTGTGCCAG GAACATCCATCTGTTGGTCAGCTCTCTGAAAAATTGATTGACAATAACATCAATGTTATTTTTGCAGTTCAAGGAAGCCAGTTTCATTGGTATAAA gaTCTGTTACCTCTGTTGCCTGGTACTGTTGCAAGACAGATAGAATCACAAGCAGCAAATCTCAATGACTTGGTGGTAGAAGCCTATCAG AAACTAATCTCTGAAGTGAAAATTCAAGTGGATAACCAGATCCAAGGTCTTCATTTCAATATCACTGCAATCTGTCCTGATGGAAGTAAAAAAACGGGCATGGAAGGATGTAAAAACGTGGGCTATAATGAAGAA gTACTTTTCAATGTATCAGTTACAATGAAAGGCTGTGATGCAACTGGAGTAAGAAAATATGCAATACTTAAGCCTATTGGTTTCAATGAAACTGCCATTGTTCATGTGCAGAAAAGCTGTGCATGTCAGTATGGAGACAGTGCAAGACACAAAAGAGTATGGGCTGATGAAAGTTCTTCTGATGGCAAACAGTCCTATTGCAATGACAGTAATTGTAGCTCTAATAGAGATAAGTTTTCTTCGGAGAGGTGCAGACAGCACCAGGACCAGCCCATCTGCAGTGGTCAAGGAAATTGCATAGATGGAAAATGTTTCTGCTACAAAAACAAGTTAGGCAAAGTATATGGCAAGTACTGTGAAATGGATGATTTTTCCTGCCCTTATCACCAGGGAAACTTGTGTTCTG GTAATGGTGAATGTGAAGCTGGTAAATGCAAATGCTTTGCTGGCTGGGAAGGTGACCGTTGCCAGTGCTCATTACAATCAGCAAAGCACTGCCTGAATTCAAAGGGCCAGATTtgcagtggaagaggaaaatgtgtatgtggaaggtgtgagtGCTCAGATCCAAGAAGCTTTGGCCGTTTGTGTGAATATTGCCCTACTTGTAACAAAGCCTGTGAAGAAAACTG gaaTTGTGTTCAGTGCCATCATTCTAGCAATGCATCTCAAGTAAAACTTGACCAATGCACAAACTCATGTGCTTATCTGCTGCATTATACTGACCAAATTTCAG AATGTTTCTCTGGACGAAGCTACTTTAGAGTCTTTTGCATAATCTTTATAGTTACCTTTCTGATCGGGTTGCTTATTGTCCTTATCATCAGGCAGATAATTCTGCAGGGAAGTAGCAATAAAGTTAAATCGTCAGCTGATTACAGAATATCTGCAACAAAGAAG GATAAGATGTTTCTGCCTACTGTTTGTACAAGAACAGTAACATACAGACGTGACAAACCAGAGGAGATAAATATCGACATCAGCAAGTTACGATTAAATGAAACTTTCAAGTGTGATTTCTGA
- the ITGB8 gene encoding integrin beta-8 isoform X1, with translation MMWVPLLACLTAGIVTVPKCQRGPGPLLGAARLLAAVPGLCQRPENRCATSNAVTCTKCLALGPECGWCAQEDFMADATQKGRCDTVFNLMKRGCQSDFVENPTVHVTIPSDHETNTQVTPGKVSVQLRPGNEANFMLKVQPLEKYPVDLYYLVDVSASMHNNIEKLNSVGFALSKKMANISLDFRLGFGSYVDKTVSPYISIHPGRIHNQCSDYNLDCMPPHGYIHVLSLTDNIAEFRNAVNKQKISGNIDTPEGGFDAMLQAAVCQSHIGWRKEAKRLLLVMTDQTSHLALDSKLAGIVIPHDGNCHLKDNVYIKATSMEHPSVGQLSEKLIDNNINVIFAVQGSQFHWYKDLLPLLPGTVARQIESQAANLNDLVVEAYQKLISEVKIQVDNQIQGLHFNITAICPDGSKKTGMEGCKNVGYNEEVLFNVSVTMKGCDATGVRKYAILKPIGFNETAIVHVQKSCACQYGDSARHKRVWADESSSDGKQSYCNDSNCSSNRDKFSSERCRQHQDQPICSGQGNCIDGKCFCYKNKLGKVYGKYCEMDDFSCPYHQGNLCSGNGECEAGKCKCFAGWEGDRCQCSLQSAKHCLNSKGQICSGRGKCVCGRCECSDPRSFGRLCEYCPTCNKACEENWNCVQCHHSSNASQVKLDQCTNSCAYLLHYTDQISECFSGRSYFRVFCIIFIVTFLIGLLIVLIIRQIILQGSSNKVKSSADYRISATKKDKMFLPTVCTRTVTYRRDKPEEINIDISKLRLNETFKCDF, from the exons CGGAAAACAGATGTGCCACTTCAAATGCAGTGACATGTACAAAGTGTCTTGCTTTGGGTCCAGAGTGTGGTTGGTGTGCTCAAGAG GATTTCATGGCCGATGCAACACAGAAGGGACGCTGTGACACTGTTTTCAACTTAATGAAAAGAGGCTGTCAATCAGATTTCGTAGAAAATCCCACAGTTCATGTCACAATACCCAGTGACCATGAAACAAATACACAAGTGACACCAGGAAAAGTTTCAGTCCAACTGCGACCAG GAAATGAAGCAAACTTTATGTTAAAAGTTCAGCCTCTAGAGAAATACCCTGTGGATCTTTATTATTTAGTTGATGTCTCAGCCTCTATGCACAACAATATAGAAAAACTAAATTCCGTTGGATTTGCTTTATCTAAAAAGATGGCGAATATTTCTCTTGATTTTCGACTTGGATTTGGATCCTATGTGGATAAAACTGTGTCACCCTATATTAGCATTCATCCAGGTAGAATCCATAACCAATGCAG TGATTATAATTTAGATTGTATGCCTCCTCATGGTTATATTCATGTGCTATCCCTGACTGACAATATAGCCGAATTCAGAAATGCAgtgaataaacaaaaaatttcAGGAAATATTGATACACCTGAAGGGGGTTTTGATGCAATGCTCCAAGCAGCTGTGTGCCAG agCCATATTGGGTGGCGTAAAGAAGCAAAACGACTGCTTCTTGTGATGACAGATCAAACTTCCCATCTGGCCCTTGATAGTAAATTAGCAGGGATTGTAATTCCACATGATGGCAACTGTCATTTGAAAGATAATGTGTACATCAAAGCCACGAGTATG GAACATCCATCTGTTGGTCAGCTCTCTGAAAAATTGATTGACAATAACATCAATGTTATTTTTGCAGTTCAAGGAAGCCAGTTTCATTGGTATAAA gaTCTGTTACCTCTGTTGCCTGGTACTGTTGCAAGACAGATAGAATCACAAGCAGCAAATCTCAATGACTTGGTGGTAGAAGCCTATCAG AAACTAATCTCTGAAGTGAAAATTCAAGTGGATAACCAGATCCAAGGTCTTCATTTCAATATCACTGCAATCTGTCCTGATGGAAGTAAAAAAACGGGCATGGAAGGATGTAAAAACGTGGGCTATAATGAAGAA gTACTTTTCAATGTATCAGTTACAATGAAAGGCTGTGATGCAACTGGAGTAAGAAAATATGCAATACTTAAGCCTATTGGTTTCAATGAAACTGCCATTGTTCATGTGCAGAAAAGCTGTGCATGTCAGTATGGAGACAGTGCAAGACACAAAAGAGTATGGGCTGATGAAAGTTCTTCTGATGGCAAACAGTCCTATTGCAATGACAGTAATTGTAGCTCTAATAGAGATAAGTTTTCTTCGGAGAGGTGCAGACAGCACCAGGACCAGCCCATCTGCAGTGGTCAAGGAAATTGCATAGATGGAAAATGTTTCTGCTACAAAAACAAGTTAGGCAAAGTATATGGCAAGTACTGTGAAATGGATGATTTTTCCTGCCCTTATCACCAGGGAAACTTGTGTTCTG GTAATGGTGAATGTGAAGCTGGTAAATGCAAATGCTTTGCTGGCTGGGAAGGTGACCGTTGCCAGTGCTCATTACAATCAGCAAAGCACTGCCTGAATTCAAAGGGCCAGATTtgcagtggaagaggaaaatgtgtatgtggaaggtgtgagtGCTCAGATCCAAGAAGCTTTGGCCGTTTGTGTGAATATTGCCCTACTTGTAACAAAGCCTGTGAAGAAAACTG gaaTTGTGTTCAGTGCCATCATTCTAGCAATGCATCTCAAGTAAAACTTGACCAATGCACAAACTCATGTGCTTATCTGCTGCATTATACTGACCAAATTTCAG AATGTTTCTCTGGACGAAGCTACTTTAGAGTCTTTTGCATAATCTTTATAGTTACCTTTCTGATCGGGTTGCTTATTGTCCTTATCATCAGGCAGATAATTCTGCAGGGAAGTAGCAATAAAGTTAAATCGTCAGCTGATTACAGAATATCTGCAACAAAGAAG GATAAGATGTTTCTGCCTACTGTTTGTACAAGAACAGTAACATACAGACGTGACAAACCAGAGGAGATAAATATCGACATCAGCAAGTTACGATTAAATGAAACTTTCAAGTGTGATTTCTGA